The DNA sequence TTCGATATATTCTGTATAAAGAGCCCAACTAGGAACTCTTTTTTTCTGTATGTGCGGGTGGAGGGACTTGAACCCCCACGCCGTGAAGCACTAGATCCTAAGTCTAGCATGTCTACCAATTTCATCACACCCGCAATAAATACCAAGTAAGCAACCTGTGAAGCCTACTGCTTTGTTAAAAAGCGACGCAAAAATACACCTTATTTTCTTAACAATCCAATTTTTTAAACAAGTTTTTTACTTCAAGATTGTTTTTCCTGGACTCCATGCTCCGTTGGCAGGGTTTGAAACCTACGGAGCAGGGAGCATCGTGATATATAAATAACGAGGAACCAACAAAAAGAAACTTTTTGAGACTGCCTTCACCAACTCAACCGAGTAGCCTTACCGTTGCCTAAACTTTCCAAATTCCCCACATAAACCGCTTTTACCCCATTCGCTATCGCCGCGAAAGCATTGTCCAATTTGGGCAGCATCCCAGAATGGACAATGCCTTCTTGTTTCAGTTCCGCGTAGCTTGTGGGGTTCAGGTGCCCAATTACACTTTTATTATCCTCTGCATCCATCAAGACACCAGGTTTTTCAAAGCAGTAAAGCAGTTCAACCTCATAGGCCGCTGCCAGTGCTACGGCAATGCTGGAAGCGATGGTATCCGCATTGGTATTCAATAGTTGCCCCTGCTTATCGTGGGTGATGGCACAACATACCGGGGAGAAGCCCCCCTCCAGCAGCGACTTAAAACCTGCGGTATTAACCGCATCAATATCTCCGGCGAAGCCGTAGTCGATATCCTTGACGATCCGTTTATGCGCCCGGATGAGGTTGCCGTCGGCTCCAGTAACGCCCAGGGCGTTGCAGTTTTTGGCTTGTAGTTGAGCCACCAGCTGCTTATTGAGTAAACCAGCGTAGACCATCGTGACAACTTCCAGTGTAGCGGCATCTGTAATCCGGCGACCATTGACCATTTTGGCTTCGTGGCCCATCTTTTTGAGCAGATCACTGGCTTCACGGCCGCCCCCGTGCACCAGTATGGCAGGGCTTTGGTAATCAGCAAAAAACGAAAGCGCCTGGTCCAATGCCAGAGGGTCGGCCAAAACATTGCCACCAATTTTGAGAATACGTAACATACGGCTGCTTTTGTACAGCAAAACTAATACCGCGCGGTGACAATCTCCAGTAAGGTATGAGATTCTTTGCTCACAAAAATCTCCAACTCCTTGTTCAAAAGCCCCGTCGAGTAAAATTTGGACGGAGCAGTCAGTTTTTTAATACCATACCGATTAGGCTGCAAAATCAGGTAGGCAGTGCCATATTCTTCCGCCATATCCCGGATTCTGACCTTGACCCTGATCTTCTTGCGGTTGGCAATATCTTTGCCTATTTTCAGGTAACCAGGTAGAAAAGCAATAGCGGAAATGATGCCGTAAAAAGTCAGGCAGATTAAAAACACGTAGCCCAATGTTGCCGCTCCGCCAGAAAAGATAGCGGCAATGATGAAGCCAAATAGAAAAAATCCTGCCAACAAAAACAACTGCTTGACGATACTTTGGCGAGCATCATAAAGTGCAAAAATATCCTTGGAGGTCATTTCTTCCACCTTGGAGTTGCCTTGCTCTTTGGCGGAAAAATTACTGGAGGTGTTGGTGGATGTTGATGTATAGGTGTTTGACTGATGATCGGTAGTTGGTTCTTGATGATGAGTTTCGGCAGCTGATCCGGTAAAATTGGCTTGTGCCGAAGCGGTGCGCGCCTGCGAATTTGCGGCATCAGCCGTTTCAAATTGCCTTCCTTTATGCAGGTAAGCGGCTATTTCTGTAAACAAAACCTGGTTGGCAGGTGTAGCAGCAATGGTTTTCTGGTAATAGGCCAAGGTATAGAGGAGTGGAAAATTTTCTTTGCTTACCGCCTTGCTCCTGATGTCTTCTTCCCAATCCAGTTTAAGAAACTTACCAAAGTACACTTTCAATAATTCGCTGAAGAGTGATTTCTGCACATTTTTCGGCAAGTACTCCGGTGACATATTGTACAAAAAGGCCTTTCCGAAAATCCGTCGTTGGGTTTCCTCCTCCTTATTTACGCTGGAATGTGCCACCCAGGAATAAATACAAAAACCAATCAGGGCCAAACCCAGCAACATGTAAATAGCCTTCATCACCCCACCCGAAGAGGGAAAACTGGAAGCGTACATCAATCCTCCAATCCCAAGAAGTCCAAAGTGAATTTTTGCGTAAGCATGTAAAATATCTTTGCCCCCCATTGGAATTTCTATCCCCAGATTGTCACTGATTTTGTAGATACAACTCGTGGGAAACAAAGGTAAACCAAGGATAAAAAAACGAGTTCTGAGGCTCTGCCCATGGTAACTGTTACGTCCAGGCATATTGATGACTCCTATTCTCATGTTCTAAGTCTTTTTCTTTGTGACAATTTTTGTTGTGT is a window from the Lewinella sp. LCG006 genome containing:
- the argB gene encoding acetylglutamate kinase, giving the protein MLRILKIGGNVLADPLALDQALSFFADYQSPAILVHGGGREASDLLKKMGHEAKMVNGRRITDAATLEVVTMVYAGLLNKQLVAQLQAKNCNALGVTGADGNLIRAHKRIVKDIDYGFAGDIDAVNTAGFKSLLEGGFSPVCCAITHDKQGQLLNTNADTIASSIAVALAAAYEVELLYCFEKPGVLMDAEDNKSVIGHLNPTSYAELKQEGIVHSGMLPKLDNAFAAIANGVKAVYVGNLESLGNGKATRLSW